The proteins below are encoded in one region of Neisseria bacilliformis:
- the infB gene encoding translation initiation factor IF-2 codes for MSSTVGQFAAESKMSVERMLEHLKKHGIAKSSGSDTLTEADKAKLREQTVGSTISISRTKVEKTTVAGVAVERRRSRKVVIPSAAGQAAAAPQAAVQTASPAPAETPPETAREDESRAAARAAAEAEAAKVRTAVQQKAQSVQVEAEAAEPPEAAPQAAVQTASEAPAPAKAEAAEPAAAKEDKPAKKAKEKKAKPLPKPVEVVNAAEAERRAEEERRAAALREHQEKLQREKLERAERQARREAAKKQAQEEALAAKAGKAGENRSAKPSEQKPLAAAAQPSSKTADTSANAANPSGGSRKKDDRRNSRDDEGQSRNAKGKGGKGGRDRNAGRGDDERVRGGKKGKKLKLEPNQHAFQAPTEPVVHEVLVPETITVADLAHKMAVKGVEVVKTLMKMGMMVTINQSIDQDTALIVVEELGHIGKPAAADDPEAFLGDDAQVSEAEALPRPPVVTVMGHVDHGKTSLLDYIRRAKVVQGEAGGITQHIGAYHVETPKGVITFLDTPGHEAFTAMRARGAKATDIVILVVAADDGVMPQTIEAIAHAKAAGVPIVVAVNKIDKDAANPERIRQELTAHEVVPDEWGGDVQFVDVSAKKGLNIDKLLEAVLLEAEVLELKAPVAAPAKGIIVEARLDKGRGAVATLLVQSGTLKKGDMLLAGTAFGKIRAMTDENGKAITEAGPSIPVEILGLSDVPNAGEDAMVLADEKKAREIALFRQGKYRDVRLAKQQAAKLENMFNNMGETQAQSLSVIIKADVQGSYEALAGSLKKLSTDEVKVNVLHSGVGGITESDVNLAIASGAFIIGFNVRADAPARKLAENEDVEIRYYNIIYDAIDDVKAAMSGMLAPEEKEQITGTVEIRQVISVSKVGNIAGCMVTDGLVKRDSHIRLIRNNVVIHTGELSSLKRFKDDVKEVRMGFECGLMIKGYNEIMEGDQLECFDIVEVARSL; via the coding sequence ATGAGCAGCACCGTAGGACAATTTGCCGCCGAATCCAAAATGTCGGTCGAGCGCATGCTCGAACACCTGAAAAAACACGGCATCGCCAAAAGCAGCGGCAGCGACACCCTGACTGAGGCCGACAAAGCCAAACTGCGCGAACAAACCGTCGGCAGCACCATCAGCATCAGCCGCACCAAAGTGGAAAAAACCACCGTGGCCGGCGTGGCCGTGGAACGCCGCCGCAGCCGCAAGGTCGTGATTCCCTCCGCCGCCGGACAGGCCGCCGCCGCACCGCAGGCCGCCGTTCAGACGGCCTCCCCCGCCCCTGCCGAAACCCCGCCCGAAACCGCGCGTGAAGACGAAAGCCGCGCCGCCGCCCGTGCAGCCGCCGAAGCCGAGGCCGCCAAAGTCCGCACCGCCGTGCAGCAGAAAGCGCAGAGTGTGCAGGTTGAGGCCGAAGCCGCCGAACCGCCCGAGGCCGCGCCGCAGGCCGCCGTTCAGACGGCCTCCGAAGCCCCCGCGCCGGCCAAAGCCGAAGCAGCGGAACCCGCAGCGGCCAAAGAAGACAAACCGGCGAAAAAAGCTAAAGAGAAAAAAGCCAAGCCGCTGCCCAAACCGGTGGAAGTGGTGAACGCCGCCGAAGCCGAACGCCGCGCCGAAGAAGAACGCCGCGCCGCCGCCCTGCGCGAGCACCAGGAAAAACTGCAACGCGAAAAACTCGAACGCGCCGAACGGCAGGCACGCCGCGAAGCCGCGAAAAAACAGGCGCAGGAAGAAGCACTGGCGGCCAAAGCCGGCAAAGCGGGCGAAAACCGCAGCGCGAAACCCAGCGAGCAAAAACCGCTGGCCGCCGCCGCCCAGCCCTCCTCCAAAACGGCGGACACCTCCGCCAACGCCGCCAACCCGAGCGGCGGCAGCCGTAAAAAAGACGACCGCCGCAACAGTCGCGACGATGAAGGCCAAAGCCGCAACGCCAAAGGCAAAGGCGGCAAAGGCGGGCGCGACCGCAATGCGGGGCGCGGCGACGACGAGCGCGTGCGCGGCGGCAAAAAAGGCAAAAAACTCAAACTCGAACCCAACCAGCACGCCTTCCAAGCCCCGACCGAACCCGTGGTGCACGAAGTGCTGGTGCCCGAAACCATTACCGTGGCCGATTTGGCGCACAAAATGGCGGTCAAAGGCGTGGAAGTGGTCAAAACCCTGATGAAGATGGGCATGATGGTTACCATCAACCAGTCCATCGACCAAGACACCGCGCTGATTGTGGTGGAAGAACTCGGCCACATCGGCAAACCCGCCGCCGCAGACGACCCCGAAGCCTTCCTGGGCGACGATGCGCAGGTTTCCGAAGCCGAAGCCCTGCCGCGCCCGCCCGTCGTTACCGTGATGGGGCACGTCGACCACGGCAAAACCTCGCTGCTCGACTACATCCGCCGTGCCAAAGTGGTGCAGGGCGAAGCGGGCGGCATCACCCAGCACATCGGCGCGTACCACGTTGAAACACCCAAAGGCGTGATTACTTTCCTGGACACGCCGGGACACGAAGCCTTTACCGCCATGCGCGCGCGCGGTGCGAAAGCCACCGACATCGTGATTCTGGTGGTGGCCGCCGACGACGGCGTGATGCCGCAAACCATCGAAGCCATCGCCCACGCCAAAGCGGCGGGCGTGCCGATTGTGGTTGCCGTGAACAAAATCGATAAAGACGCCGCCAACCCCGAGCGCATCCGTCAAGAGCTGACCGCGCACGAAGTCGTGCCCGACGAATGGGGTGGCGACGTGCAGTTTGTCGACGTATCGGCGAAAAAAGGTCTGAACATCGACAAGCTGCTCGAAGCCGTGCTGCTCGAAGCCGAAGTGCTGGAACTCAAAGCCCCCGTGGCCGCCCCCGCCAAAGGCATCATCGTCGAAGCCCGTCTGGACAAAGGACGCGGCGCAGTCGCCACCCTGCTGGTACAGAGCGGCACGCTGAAAAAAGGCGACATGCTCTTGGCCGGTACCGCCTTCGGCAAAATCCGCGCCATGACCGACGAAAACGGCAAAGCCATCACCGAAGCCGGCCCGTCAATCCCCGTGGAAATCCTCGGCCTCTCCGACGTGCCCAACGCCGGCGAAGACGCGATGGTACTGGCTGACGAGAAAAAAGCCCGCGAAATCGCCCTGTTCCGCCAGGGCAAATACCGCGACGTGCGCCTGGCCAAACAGCAGGCCGCCAAGCTGGAAAACATGTTCAACAACATGGGTGAAACGCAGGCGCAGTCGCTGTCGGTCATCATCAAAGCCGACGTGCAGGGCTCTTACGAAGCACTGGCGGGCAGCCTGAAAAAACTGTCCACCGACGAAGTGAAAGTCAACGTACTGCACAGCGGCGTGGGCGGCATCACCGAATCCGACGTCAACCTCGCCATCGCCTCCGGCGCGTTCATCATCGGCTTCAACGTGCGCGCCGACGCCCCCGCCCGCAAGCTGGCCGAAAACGAAGACGTGGAAATCCGCTACTACAACATCATCTACGACGCCATCGACGACGTGAAAGCCGCCATGAGCGGCATGCTCGCGCCCGAAGAGAAAGAGCAGATTACAGGCACGGTGGAAATCCGCCAGGTCATCAGCGTCTCCAAAGTGGGCAACATCGCCGGCTGCATGGTTACAGACGGCCTGGTCAAACGCGATTCGCACATCCGCCTCATCCGCAACAACGTCGTCATCCACACCGGCGAACTCTCCTCGCTCAAACGCTTCAAAGACGACGTCAAAGAAGTGCGCATGGGCTTCGAGTGCGGCCTGATGATCAAGGGCTACAACGAAATCATGGAAGGCGACCAGCTCGAATGCTTCGACATCGTCGAAGTGGCGCGCTCGCTGTAA
- a CDS encoding FtsK/SpoIIIE domain-containing protein: MYQLNTAEEWDTDYFHTLMSEKRIFSSKEAKDIRAKLIVEGALPHLNNNFDWAMLCIGYSLAKGFAEHTQHLVPAPAAQGGIEIPSFQTCFQEHARLWLVILSDTLFKLHPGKALSKDDLYQFIQTLWHTGAVTLERFWEDCKRFKREDHLAARQAFLNELAEIAVKNAGIGFSDDLNNSGGPKQPENQEPRLRRAFERLNIPVSELSFLHSGARYDIYRLRLSRYTDLDRHHPGLCSELGIQSEALHIVPCHNGESHAYDLKLLRDEKYWHKLGAQKFAQALESYNADYTLPVCLGIDEYGCPRFADLAQAPHLMIGGTTGSGKSVFVRTLLRSLFDLNKGQDKMEVAILDPKKVDYLVFENEEDLWDEHIIDDYEEMYQFLTDTVAEAENRYLLMKHYGVQKLVQLPEFVRPRYRVIVIDELANLKKQHDGIEAQLIQLAEKARASGIHLILSTQRPDAQTFNGTLRSNLPSRIALKVQKTTESKIILDETGAEQLLGKGDHLVRWNGSPTVFLHGFDV, from the coding sequence ATGTACCAACTCAACACCGCCGAAGAATGGGACACCGACTACTTCCACACCCTGATGAGCGAAAAACGCATTTTTTCCAGCAAAGAAGCCAAAGACATCCGCGCCAAACTCATCGTAGAAGGCGCACTGCCCCACCTGAACAACAACTTCGACTGGGCCATGCTCTGCATCGGATACAGCCTCGCCAAAGGCTTTGCCGAACACACACAGCACCTGGTTCCCGCCCCCGCCGCACAAGGCGGCATCGAAATCCCCTCCTTCCAAACCTGCTTCCAAGAACACGCCCGCCTGTGGCTCGTCATCCTCAGCGACACCCTGTTCAAACTCCACCCCGGCAAAGCCCTTAGCAAAGACGACCTCTACCAATTTATCCAAACCCTCTGGCACACCGGCGCCGTAACCCTCGAACGCTTCTGGGAAGACTGCAAACGCTTCAAACGCGAAGACCATCTCGCCGCCCGCCAAGCCTTTCTCAACGAACTGGCCGAAATCGCCGTCAAAAACGCCGGCATCGGCTTTTCAGACGACCTCAACAACAGCGGCGGCCCAAAGCAGCCTGAAAACCAAGAACCCCGCCTGCGCCGCGCCTTCGAGCGGCTCAACATCCCCGTCAGCGAACTCAGCTTCCTGCACAGCGGCGCTCGCTACGACATCTACCGCCTACGCCTCTCTCGCTATACCGACCTCGACCGCCACCACCCCGGCCTCTGCTCCGAACTCGGCATCCAAAGCGAAGCCCTGCACATTGTCCCCTGCCACAACGGTGAAAGCCACGCCTACGACCTTAAACTCCTGCGCGACGAAAAATACTGGCACAAACTCGGCGCGCAAAAATTCGCCCAAGCCCTCGAATCCTACAACGCAGACTACACCCTGCCCGTCTGCCTCGGCATAGACGAATACGGCTGCCCCCGCTTCGCCGACCTCGCCCAAGCTCCGCACCTGATGATCGGCGGTACCACCGGCTCCGGCAAATCCGTCTTCGTCCGCACCCTGCTGCGTAGCCTGTTCGACCTCAACAAAGGCCAAGATAAAATGGAAGTCGCCATCCTCGACCCCAAAAAAGTCGACTACCTTGTCTTTGAAAACGAAGAAGACCTATGGGACGAACACATCATCGATGACTACGAAGAAATGTACCAATTCCTCACCGACACCGTCGCCGAAGCCGAAAACCGCTACCTGCTGATGAAACACTACGGCGTACAAAAACTCGTCCAACTGCCCGAATTCGTCCGCCCCCGCTACCGCGTCATTGTCATCGACGAACTGGCCAACCTCAAAAAACAGCACGACGGCATCGAGGCGCAACTCATCCAACTTGCCGAAAAAGCCCGCGCCAGCGGCATTCACCTCATCCTCAGCACCCAACGCCCCGACGCCCAAACTTTCAACGGCACCCTGCGCAGCAACCTCCCCAGCCGCATCGCCCTCAAAGTGCAAAAAACCACCGAGTCCAAAATCATCCTCGACGAAACCGGCGCGGAACAACTGCTGGGCAAAGGCGACCACCTGGTCAGATGGAACGGCAGCCCCACTGTCTTCCTGCACGGGTTTGATGTGTAA
- the dndD gene encoding DNA sulfur modification protein DndD: protein MWIHSIRLRNFKSYDNVQFTFPEPKDGRNIILIGAQNGHGKTTLLEAVYLCLYDKDAVTHLQRAGLNSGENGYSNFLQSALHHQAASRFGQYLMELEIEIRQNRPHGQCGLRIRRKWHFDHYHKPTGEQETHIEISKDGCYEPVDEEHIGKYLNSYALPIDYAPFFFFDGEKIVQTAQQSGTGIWLNTALKGLLGITLLDKLRESLKSYRNKCISENASQKMQDDLEKAERALQTAQAALDVFQTELDQTAERWEERVQERDRLTRQLGGSTDIRTSQDLITLREKLEKETAGFEEKIKAAVQAMPLAFLPRGRLKTLQTQLEREKNRLNHEAGKNQIAQRVNDFWGAFVASDKVKEVLGRSAGMILDDPLMKEAVKDCWEELFYPLPADCAETIEHNYLSVNAHAEIQNEIAGLTGMPQDKIGSFLAEIDKREDERKRIAAEIELLKGTDNDELVRQLKTANTEIDKLAEETGRLKSNVSQQSRTRDRHKDEVARLQDNISHSNPRLVKSQRAGNVDKTITRLTEELMKQKVGEVSEAATRINRSIAHDERIHKIRIENNGGMTLFGRDGCESRVDLSAGQMQILIMSLVSALAEVTRYHAPFIIDTPLARLDAGHREGLFRHWSSLPQQVILLSQDTEITPEVSRRLEAHTGRTYLVEAESLDSTGARSRVIPDVYFQ from the coding sequence ATGTGGATTCATTCCATCCGCCTGCGCAACTTCAAATCCTACGACAACGTGCAGTTCACCTTTCCCGAACCCAAAGACGGCAGAAACATCATCCTCATCGGTGCGCAAAACGGCCACGGCAAGACCACGCTTTTGGAAGCCGTTTACCTGTGCCTGTACGACAAAGACGCCGTTACCCACCTGCAACGCGCCGGACTGAACTCCGGCGAAAACGGCTATTCCAACTTCCTCCAATCCGCCCTGCACCATCAGGCTGCCTCCCGATTCGGCCAATACCTGATGGAGCTGGAAATCGAAATCCGCCAAAACCGCCCGCACGGCCAATGCGGCCTGCGCATCCGCCGCAAATGGCATTTCGACCACTACCACAAGCCGACCGGCGAACAGGAAACACACATCGAAATCAGCAAAGACGGCTGCTACGAACCGGTGGACGAAGAACACATCGGCAAATACCTCAACAGCTACGCCCTGCCCATCGACTACGCCCCGTTTTTCTTCTTCGACGGCGAAAAAATCGTTCAAACCGCCCAGCAGAGCGGCACCGGCATCTGGCTGAACACCGCCCTCAAAGGCCTGCTCGGCATCACCCTGCTCGACAAACTGCGCGAGAGCCTGAAAAGCTACCGCAACAAATGCATTTCCGAAAACGCCAGCCAGAAAATGCAGGACGATTTGGAAAAAGCCGAACGCGCCCTGCAAACCGCGCAGGCCGCACTGGACGTATTCCAAACCGAACTCGACCAAACCGCCGAACGCTGGGAAGAGCGCGTACAGGAGCGCGACCGCCTCACCCGCCAGCTCGGCGGCAGCACCGACATCCGCACCTCGCAAGACCTCATCACCCTGCGCGAAAAACTCGAAAAAGAAACCGCCGGATTTGAAGAAAAAATCAAAGCCGCCGTCCAAGCCATGCCGCTGGCCTTCCTGCCCAGAGGCCGTCTGAAAACCTTGCAGACACAGTTGGAACGCGAAAAAAACCGCCTCAACCACGAAGCCGGCAAAAACCAAATCGCCCAACGGGTAAACGACTTCTGGGGCGCGTTTGTCGCCAGCGACAAAGTCAAAGAAGTGCTCGGCCGCTCCGCCGGTATGATTCTCGACGACCCGCTGATGAAAGAAGCCGTCAAAGACTGCTGGGAAGAACTCTTCTACCCCTTGCCCGCCGATTGTGCCGAAACCATCGAACACAACTACCTCTCCGTCAACGCCCACGCCGAAATCCAAAACGAAATCGCCGGCCTTACCGGCATGCCGCAGGACAAAATCGGCAGCTTTCTCGCCGAAATCGACAAACGCGAAGACGAGCGCAAACGCATCGCCGCCGAAATCGAACTGCTCAAAGGCACCGACAACGACGAACTGGTCAGACAGCTCAAAACCGCCAACACCGAAATCGACAAACTCGCAGAAGAAACAGGCCGTCTGAAAAGCAACGTCAGCCAGCAGAGCCGGACCCGCGACCGGCACAAAGACGAAGTCGCCCGCCTGCAAGACAACATCAGCCACAGCAACCCCCGCCTCGTCAAATCCCAACGCGCCGGCAACGTAGACAAAACCATCACACGGCTCACCGAAGAACTGATGAAACAGAAAGTCGGAGAAGTCAGCGAAGCCGCCACCCGCATCAACCGCAGCATCGCCCACGACGAGCGCATCCACAAAATCCGCATCGAAAACAACGGCGGCATGACCCTGTTCGGCCGCGACGGCTGCGAATCGCGCGTCGATTTGTCTGCCGGACAAATGCAGATACTCATCATGTCCCTCGTCTCCGCCCTGGCCGAAGTAACCCGCTACCACGCCCCATTCATCATCGACACCCCGCTGGCACGCCTCGATGCCGGCCACCGCGAAGGACTGTTCCGCCATTGGAGCAGCCTGCCCCAACAAGTCATCCTGCTCTCGCAGGACACCGAAATCACCCCCGAAGTCTCCCGCCGCCTCGAAGCGCACACCGGCCGCACCTATCTTGTAGAAGCCGAATCGCTCGACAGCACCGGCGCCCGCTCCCGCGTCATCCCCGACGTCTATTTCCAATAA
- a CDS encoding DNA modification system-associated small protein has product MKTETQEQVADLLLWSDPAARTLMEQIAAEHQVAPDALAELVAWEREQQERVRRRGMVETFDEIFENRTYWR; this is encoded by the coding sequence ATGAAAACCGAAACGCAGGAACAAGTGGCCGATCTGCTGCTGTGGAGCGACCCCGCCGCCCGCACCCTGATGGAGCAGATTGCTGCCGAGCACCAAGTCGCCCCCGACGCACTGGCCGAGCTTGTGGCTTGGGAGCGCGAGCAGCAGGAGCGCGTCCGTCGGCGCGGCATGGTCGAAACCTTCGACGAAATATTTGAAAACAGAACATATTGGAGATAA
- the dndC gene encoding DNA phosphorothioation system sulfurtransferase DndC, translating into MDAIPIHAETPFDRIRSNIIGEYLDETQIYPWIVTFSGGKDSTLVAHLVFESLLALPPSLRKRQVYFVSNDTLVESPLVVEHMRTMLGKILRAAQICKLPVGGEITTPKIGETFWVLLIGKGYPSPNRSMRWCTDRLKIQPTSQFILDKAAENGAAVIVLGVRKDESATRKTSINSHRNLEGSNLTPHGSLANAFVYRPIVDLSTDDVWEFLAANNPPWGGSHSDLIRLYREAAGGECPIVLSQEEAPGCGTNSSRFGCWTCTVVHKDKSLQGFIDVGKTEFQPLLEFRDWLVEIRNQPEYRQVERRNGTVTLKSGKHIPGPFTVPARQMILERLLAVQAAYGKQLISQEEIDLIKRIWAEDLIRTHTRKNA; encoded by the coding sequence ATGGACGCCATCCCCATCCACGCCGAAACCCCGTTTGACCGCATCCGCAGCAACATCATCGGCGAATACCTGGACGAAACCCAGATTTACCCGTGGATCGTTACCTTTTCCGGCGGCAAAGACAGCACGCTGGTCGCCCATCTGGTATTTGAATCCCTGCTCGCCCTGCCGCCCTCGTTGAGAAAGCGGCAGGTATATTTTGTATCCAACGACACCCTGGTCGAAAGCCCGCTGGTGGTGGAGCACATGCGCACCATGCTCGGAAAAATCCTGCGGGCGGCGCAAATCTGCAAGCTGCCCGTCGGCGGCGAAATCACCACACCCAAGATCGGCGAAACCTTTTGGGTGCTGCTTATCGGCAAAGGCTACCCATCGCCCAACCGCAGCATGCGCTGGTGTACCGACCGCCTGAAAATCCAGCCCACCAGCCAGTTTATTTTGGACAAAGCGGCCGAAAACGGTGCGGCGGTGATTGTGCTGGGCGTGCGCAAAGACGAATCGGCCACCCGCAAGACCAGCATCAACAGCCACCGAAACCTCGAAGGCAGCAACCTCACTCCGCACGGCAGTCTCGCCAATGCCTTTGTGTACCGCCCGATTGTCGATTTGAGTACCGACGACGTATGGGAATTTCTCGCCGCCAACAACCCGCCCTGGGGCGGCAGCCACAGCGATCTCATCCGGCTCTACCGCGAAGCCGCAGGCGGCGAATGCCCGATAGTGCTATCGCAGGAAGAAGCCCCCGGCTGCGGCACCAATTCCAGCCGCTTCGGCTGCTGGACCTGCACCGTCGTCCACAAAGACAAAAGCCTGCAAGGCTTTATCGATGTGGGCAAAACCGAATTCCAACCCCTTTTGGAATTTCGCGACTGGCTGGTGGAAATCCGCAACCAACCCGAATACCGCCAGGTCGAACGGCGCAACGGCACCGTAACCCTCAAAAGCGGCAAACACATCCCCGGCCCCTTTACCGTTCCCGCGCGACAGATGATTTTGGAGCGGCTGCTGGCCGTTCAGGCTGCCTACGGCAAGCAGCTGATTTCTCAGGAAGAGATTGATTTGATCAAACGGATTTGGGCAGAAGACCTCATCCGTACCCATACAAGGAAAAACGCATGA
- a CDS encoding helix-turn-helix domain-containing protein produces MGNLRLSVHSAEHTYLRQILIQRRLDLGLSQRALAERLGVIHSFVGKVETGDRRLDVFEFADYCAGLEWDAPEVLRNVINQTATSSE; encoded by the coding sequence ATGGGAAACTTACGCCTGTCGGTGCATTCGGCCGAACACACTTACCTGCGGCAGATTCTGATCCAGCGGCGGCTGGACTTGGGTCTGTCGCAGCGTGCGCTGGCCGAACGGCTGGGCGTAATCCATTCGTTTGTGGGCAAGGTGGAAACGGGCGACCGGCGGCTGGACGTATTCGAGTTCGCGGATTACTGCGCGGGTTTGGAATGGGATGCGCCGGAGGTGTTGCGCAATGTGATCAATCAAACCGCAACGAGCAGCGAATAG
- a CDS encoding lysophospholipid acyltransferase family protein, whose protein sequence is MQSLIFLLCRLLALLPLKCLHALAYFWGGLAFYLRREDRETIRANLRTANLAADNAAVKAVLRETAKSGLELPVAFFRRPEAIEALFQETHGWQHIEDAVAAGEGLLLITPHIGSYDLAGRCISQRLPFPLTAMYKPPKIKAFDAVMQAGRVRGKGRTAPTSVQGVKQLIKALRSGEAVILLPDHVPSPEEGGDGVWAEFFGRYAYTMTLAGKLAQVKGVKTLFFCGERLAGGAGFALHIEPMRGTLNGDKAHDARVVNENVEYWVRRFPQQYLFAYNRYKQPAGAPERPSENG, encoded by the coding sequence ATGCAAAGCCTGATTTTCCTACTCTGCCGCCTCCTCGCCCTTCTGCCGCTCAAATGCCTGCACGCGCTGGCATATTTCTGGGGCGGCTTGGCTTTTTATCTGCGCCGAGAAGACCGCGAAACCATACGCGCCAACCTGCGCACCGCCAATCTGGCTGCCGACAATGCCGCCGTCAAAGCCGTATTGCGCGAAACCGCCAAGAGCGGTTTGGAGCTGCCCGTGGCCTTTTTCAGACGGCCGGAAGCCATCGAAGCCCTGTTTCAAGAAACCCACGGCTGGCAGCACATAGAAGATGCCGTTGCTGCCGGCGAAGGGCTGCTGCTCATCACCCCGCACATCGGCAGCTACGATTTGGCCGGACGCTGTATCAGCCAGCGGCTGCCCTTCCCGCTCACCGCCATGTACAAACCGCCGAAAATCAAAGCCTTCGATGCCGTAATGCAGGCAGGCCGCGTGCGCGGCAAAGGCAGAACCGCCCCCACCAGCGTGCAGGGCGTGAAACAGCTCATCAAAGCCCTGCGCTCGGGCGAAGCCGTCATCCTCCTGCCCGACCACGTCCCCTCGCCCGAAGAAGGCGGCGACGGCGTGTGGGCGGAATTTTTCGGCCGCTACGCCTACACCATGACGCTGGCGGGCAAACTCGCGCAGGTCAAAGGCGTGAAAACCCTGTTTTTCTGCGGCGAACGCCTCGCAGGCGGCGCGGGTTTCGCCCTCCACATCGAACCGATGCGCGGCACGCTCAACGGCGACAAAGCCCACGACGCCCGCGTGGTCAATGAAAACGTCGAATACTGGGTGCGCCGCTTCCCGCAGCAGTACCTCTTCGCCTACAACCGCTACAAACAGCCCGCCGGCGCACCCGAGCGGCCGTCTGAAAACGGGTGA